One Desulfobulbus oligotrophicus DNA segment encodes these proteins:
- a CDS encoding phage integrase N-terminal SAM-like domain-containing protein — translation MDQVREVLRYYHYAYRTETTSCHWILRSIHFYGGKTHPNQLDSTHIERFLPHLATEGQVATPPNARP, via the coding sequence ATGGATCAGGTTCGGGAAGTATTGCGTTATTACCACTACGCCTATCGAACCGAGACCACCTCTTGTCATTGGATATTGCGTTCCATTCACTTTTATGGCGGAAAAACCCATCCGAATCAACTGGATTCCACTCATATCGAACGGTTTTTGCCCCATTTGGCGACTGAAGGACAGGTGGCTACGCCACCTAACGCCAGGCCTTGA
- a CDS encoding transposase produces MQLKVDAVKLVTEQGYTVSGAARNLGICPSVLRRWRDQMETDGEQAFPGKGFMTSEKEELHRLRKEVKPLNGVYVFT; encoded by the coding sequence CTGCAACTTAAGGTTGATGCTGTTAAACTGGTTACCGAGCAAGGATATACGGTTTCAGGAGCGGCCCGCAACCTGGGGATCTGTCCGAGCGTTTTGCGACGATGGCGCGACCAGATGGAAACCGATGGCGAACAAGCTTTTCCCGGCAAAGGGTTCATGACTTCTGAAAAAGAGGAGCTGCACCGGCTGCGTAAAGAGGTGAAGCCGCTTAACGGAGTGTACGTTTTTACTTGA
- a CDS encoding HAD-IA family hydrolase, protein MPDQGNPGSIGRNIEAITFDAVGTLIVPYPSVGAIYSEELSRFGYDIRPDVLENNFIKSFRQFKKDHPQALLNKDSWRRIVANALSGFISDHDFDKVFSMLWQRFARPEHWSILPGVEETLRKLRSAGLRLFVLSNNDERLHTIFQGLVIGPYFETIFVSSELGAEKPSRRIFDLVQIRIQVAAENILHVGDSPEEDVQGALDAGWQAALVGPRAATFGSTSAFKRAASVHALFCNT, encoded by the coding sequence ATGCCAGATCAAGGCAATCCAGGCAGTATTGGCAGGAACATCGAGGCGATCACCTTTGATGCCGTGGGGACACTGATCGTCCCTTATCCTTCTGTCGGTGCAATCTACAGTGAGGAGTTGAGCAGGTTCGGTTACGACATCAGGCCAGATGTACTGGAGAACAACTTCATCAAATCGTTCAGACAGTTTAAAAAAGACCACCCCCAGGCGCTTCTCAACAAAGACAGCTGGCGCAGGATTGTCGCCAACGCTCTTTCCGGCTTCATTTCTGACCATGATTTTGACAAGGTTTTTTCAATGCTTTGGCAGAGATTTGCCAGGCCCGAGCACTGGTCCATCCTGCCCGGTGTTGAAGAGACACTGCGCAAACTGCGGTCAGCCGGGTTGCGTCTCTTTGTACTGTCCAATAATGACGAACGGCTCCATACCATTTTCCAGGGACTGGTTATCGGCCCGTACTTTGAGACGATCTTTGTCTCCTCCGAGTTGGGTGCGGAAAAACCATCAAGGCGAATATTCGACCTTGTGCAGATACGTATCCAGGTGGCGGCAGAGAACATCCTTCACGTGGGTGACAGCCCAGAGGAAGATGTTCAGGGCGCACTGGATGCCGGTTGGCAGGCCGCCTTGGTCGGCCCCCGGGCAGCAACCTTTGGTTCAACCTCTGCTTTTAAAAGAGCTGCCAGTGTCCATGCGTTGTTCTGCAATACCTGA
- a CDS encoding arylsulfotransferase family protein, whose product MFDNGSERPEGNRSAAVEVNPKTGEIVWKYTTLHSASFYSYRQGAVQRLPNGNTLITSTHGGHLFEVTPDKQVVWDFVSPFFAGQGKCVASEDDSIGRERHINAMKNMVHRSYRYSPDYPGLKGKDLSKKVPLVEGCPYFFKDYSSK is encoded by the coding sequence CTGTTTGATAACGGTTCAGAGCGTCCGGAGGGCAACCGTTCCGCTGCTGTTGAAGTGAATCCGAAAACAGGCGAGATTGTTTGGAAATACACAACCCTGCACTCTGCCAGTTTCTACTCCTACCGCCAGGGTGCTGTTCAGCGTTTGCCCAATGGTAACACTCTGATCACGTCTACCCACGGTGGCCACCTTTTTGAGGTTACCCCGGACAAGCAGGTGGTGTGGGATTTTGTCAGCCCATTTTTTGCCGGGCAGGGTAAATGTGTCGCTTCAGAGGACGACTCAATCGGCAGAGAAAGGCATATCAACGCGATGAAGAACATGGTGCACCGTTCCTATCGTTACAGCCCTGACTACCCCGGCCTGAAAGGCAAAGATCTGAGTAAGAAGGTCCCGCTGGTGGAGGGTTGCCCCTATTTTTTCAAAGACTACTCCAGCAAGTAA
- a CDS encoding DUF2284 domain-containing protein: protein MTNPGKIEVFTSLPLKDTAMPSQHPQLHDHLVSSALALGASAATVLPVGVLQVDGKLAALCGSPHRCPSYGLAPGCPPHAPSSTVFQKQLASYQYVLVFKIDALIADLLSPSRLTIARTVHRITAKLEQTCKTCGLHPVKGFAAGSCKELFCSEDPFCRVLHDAEPCPYPDLARPSLSAVGIDFKALANQAGWAFSKIQSASPPDEHTAMGLMAGLVLFT from the coding sequence ATGACCAATCCAGGCAAAATCGAGGTCTTCACCTCCTTGCCGCTCAAGGATACTGCAATGCCCAGCCAACACCCTCAACTGCACGACCACCTTGTCTCTTCAGCCCTTGCACTCGGTGCTTCTGCCGCAACAGTCCTGCCGGTCGGCGTTTTGCAGGTGGACGGGAAACTTGCCGCCCTGTGCGGCAGCCCCCATCGTTGCCCCAGCTATGGGCTTGCACCCGGATGTCCTCCCCATGCGCCCTCATCAACGGTTTTTCAAAAGCAACTGGCCAGCTATCAATACGTACTGGTCTTTAAAATCGACGCCCTGATTGCTGATCTGCTGAGTCCATCCAGGTTGACAATAGCTCGGACAGTGCATCGGATAACAGCCAAACTTGAACAAACCTGCAAGACCTGTGGGCTGCACCCGGTCAAAGGTTTTGCCGCCGGTTCCTGCAAAGAACTGTTTTGCAGTGAAGATCCGTTCTGCCGAGTGCTCCACGATGCCGAGCCCTGCCCCTACCCTGATCTGGCCCGGCCATCGCTGTCAGCTGTGGGCATAGACTTCAAGGCCTTGGCAAACCAGGCAGGATGGGCATTCAGCAAAATTCAGTCTGCCTCACCACCAGATGAACACACAGCCATGGGGTTAATGGCCGGTCTGGTTTTGTTCACCTAA